CCCCGGTCGTACCGCCGGTGCTGGCCCCCAGCTCCATCTCGCGACCCGCGACGCCCGTGGACACCAAGCTCGTCGAGCGGCCGGGTCCCACGCTGCCCGGCTGGGCGGCGGCGCTCGTCGGTGTCGCCGGGCTGATCGGCTGCCTGACGGTGCTCTGGTGGGTCGGAGCCGTGCCCGAGGTGCTGACCGAGATGTTCGGGCTGGACTCGAACCAGTACCACGGCATCGGGATCGGGATGTGGGCGCTGCTCACCGCCGCCGTGACCCTCGCGCTCTTCGCCTTCGGCGGGCTCGGCCGCGGCCGGGTCGGTCATGCCTGGGTGCTGACGCTCTTCGGCGAGTACCGGGGGAGCGTGCGCCGTACGGGACTTCTGTGGGTGAGCCCGCTCCTGCTGCGCCGGCGTGTGGACGTACGGCTGCGGCACTGGCGCAGCGAGCCGATGCCCGCGGTCGACGCGAACGGTACGGCGCTGCGGGTCGTCGTCCTGGTGGTCTGGCGGGTCAGGGACACCGTCCGGGCGGCGCTCGGGGTGCGCGACCACGAGGAGTACCTGCGCGAGCAGGTCGAGGCGGCGATGGCGCGTGTGCTCTCCCAACTGCCCACCGACGCCTTCCACGAGACCGCGCCGACGCTGCGTAACGCCGAGGCCGTCGGCGAGGCGCTGACCCGGATGCTGTCGGCCGAGTGCCGCCCCGTCGGGCTCGACGTCTTCTCCGCGCAGCCGACCCGGATCGAGTACGCGCCGGAGATTTCGGCGGCGATGCAGCGCAGCCGGATCGCGGCGATCGACGCCAAGCACCGGGACACCGTGCTGACTTCGGTGGTCGACGCGGTGGACGACACCGTGCACCGGCTGACGTCGCGGGGGCTCGTGGAGCTGGACGACTACGAGCGCAAGGTGCTGGTGAAGGACCTGACGGTCGCGTTCTACACAGGCAGACACGGTCTGAACGAGGGGAGCTGACCGATGTCCAAGCACCGGTGATTGGTCTGGACCTTTCTTGGTCGTTGTTATGGACACGATCAACGTCCGTCAATACTGTGGGACTTGGTCTAGACCTGATTGCGCAGTCAGGAGTCACCGCACGTACTCCCCACGGTCCCCAGGAGCGAGAGCATGCGAAAGAAGAGAATCAGCGCCGCGGTACTCGGTCTCGCGGTGGCGGGCGTGTCCCTGCTCGCCACCGGCAGTGCGAACAGCCACGGCTACACCGACTCACCGATCAGCCGTCAGAAGCTGTGTCAGAACGGCACCGTCACCGGATGCGGGAACATCCAGTGGGAGCCGCAGAGCGTCGAGGGCCCCAAGGGCTTCCCGGCCGCGGGTCCCGCCGACGGAAAGATCTGCTCGGGCGGCAACGGCCAGTTCGCGCAGCTGGACGACCCGCGTGGCGGCAACTGGCCCGCCACCAACGTGACGGCCGGTCAGGGCTACAGCTTCCGCTGGCAGTTCACCGCCCGGCACTCCACGTCGGACTTCCGCTACTACATCACCAAGAACGGATGGGACCCGACCAAGCCGCTCACCCGCGCGGACCTCGACCCGCAGCCGTTCATGACCGTGCCGTACGGCAACCAGCAGCCGCCGGCCACGCTCGTCCACCAGGGCAGCATGCCGACCCAGAAGACGGGCAAGCACATCGTCCTGGCCGTCTGGAACGTCGCGGACACCACCAACGCGTTCTACGCCTGCTCGGACGTCAGGTTCTGATCGGTCCGATCCCGTTTCCCATCAGCATGTGACCGGCGAGGGTCTGATTCATCGCTGACCGGGCCGGGCCGTCGTACGCGGGGTGTGTGCCGCAACCCGCCTGCCGCGGCCCGGTCCTGGACTTTCCCGTCCCGGACGCGCGGGGCCGGCCGATGGGGACGGCCGGGTCAGATGGCCAGCGAGAGCACCATCGGCGCGGCGCCCCGGTTGAGGGTGTCCGCGGCCGAGCGCAGCCGGTGCGCGTGCTCGATGGGCATCGACAGGGCCAGACAGCCGACCGCCGAACCGGCCGTCAGCGGTACCGCCGCGCAGACCGTGCCCACCGCGTACTCCTGGAGATCCAGTATCGGGACCGTGGGCGGCTGGCTGTCCAGCTTGGAGAACAGCACCCGCTCGCTGGTGATGGTCCGTGAGGTGAGGCGCGCGATCTTGTGCCGGGAGAGATGGTCCCGGCGGCTGTTCTGGTCGAGCTGGGTGAGCAGGCACTTGCCGACGGCGCTCGCGTGCGCCGCCGAGCGGAAGTCCACCCACTCGTTCACCGCAGGCGCGTCCGGCCCGTCCGCGAACTGCGTGATCTTGACCTCGCCGTCGATGTAACGGCTGATGTAGACCGCCGCGCCGACCGAGTCGCGCAGCTCGGTGAGTGTGTCCTGGAGCTTGGCCTCCAGGGCCTCCTCGCGGGTGGTGCCCGTGCCGAGCAGGACCAGCGAGTCCCCCATGACATACGCGCCGTCCGAGACCTGCTCCACATAGCCCTCGCGGCGCAGCATCGCCAGCATCGGGGCGAGATGGCCGGTCGGCAGGCCCGTCTCGCGGGCGATCTGGACGTCGGTGACACCGCCGGTGTGCTTGGAAACCGTTTCGAGGACGCGCAGGACGTATTGCACCGAGTGGAACGGCGCGGTCGGCTCCGGCTTCAGCGCCACGGTTTCCCCCTACCAGGTTGTGACCGCAAGCTTCCCTACCACGATAGCCGCCAAGGGCCTTTTCCGGGGCGGCTGTTGAGCACAATGACGCCCGTCACAGTGGCCTCATCTGGGGCGTATCGCATTGGCATATGCCAGGGTCAATGACGTTCGCGAAGATCGGCCGTGGAAACGGGGGAACCCGGTCCGCTCTGCCGGACCGGGTTCCCCCGAATAAAGCGAGGCGAGCGCCCCTGCGGTGCGCCGGGCGTACGCCTACAGCACCGCGCTCAGGAACTCCCGCGTGCGCTCGTGCTCCGGGTCGCTGAAGATCTTCTCCGGCGGCCCCGACTCGATGACCCGGCCCGCGTCGAACATCAGTACGTCGTCGGAGATGTCGCGCGCGAAGTTCATCTCGTGCGTCACGCAGAGCATCGTGATGTCCGTCGTGTGGGCGATGTCCCTCAGCACATCGAGGACGCCCGCGACCAGCTCCGGGTCGAGCGCGGAGGTGACCTCGTCCAGCAGCAGGACCTGCGGCCGCATCGCGAGCGCCCGCGCGATGGCCACCCGCTGCTGCTGCCCGCCCGAGAGCTGGCTCGGGTACGCGTCGCAGCGGTCCCCGAGACCCACCAGGTCGAGCAGGCCGCGCGCCCGCTCGTCGGCCTCGTCCTTGGACAGACCGAGCACATGCACCGGGGCCTCGGTGACGTTCCGCAGCACCTTCATGTTGGGGAAGAGGTTGAACTGCTGGAACACCATGCCTATGTTCTTGCGCACCTCGCGGACATGGCTCTCGCCGGCGGGGACGAGTTTGCCGTCCTTCTCCTGGTGCGTGAGGTACTCACCGGCCACCTTGATGGTGCCCTCCTCCGGTTTGATCAGCGTCATCAGGAGTCTGAGGATCGTCGTCTTGCCCGATCCCGAGGCACCGATCAGCGTCACGTGTTTGCCGGAGTTGACCGTGAAGTCCAGTGAGTCCAGGACCGTGTTGGACCCGAAGCGCTTGGTGACCTTGTCGAAGCGGATCAGCTCGCTGCCGTCGGCGGCGGGATTGGCCGTTTCCTTGGAGGTGTTGAGGGGAGTGCTGTCAGCGGACAAGGCGACGCTCCAATGCTCGCATGAGAAGGGATGCCGGATAGGAGATGACGATGAAGGCCA
This window of the Streptomyces niveus genome carries:
- the ehuA gene encoding ectoine/hydroxyectoine ABC transporter ATP-binding protein EhuA, whose product is MSADSTPLNTSKETANPAADGSELIRFDKVTKRFGSNTVLDSLDFTVNSGKHVTLIGASGSGKTTILRLLMTLIKPEEGTIKVAGEYLTHQEKDGKLVPAGESHVREVRKNIGMVFQQFNLFPNMKVLRNVTEAPVHVLGLSKDEADERARGLLDLVGLGDRCDAYPSQLSGGQQQRVAIARALAMRPQVLLLDEVTSALDPELVAGVLDVLRDIAHTTDITMLCVTHEMNFARDISDDVLMFDAGRVIESGPPEKIFSDPEHERTREFLSAVL
- a CDS encoding IclR family transcriptional regulator, whose protein sequence is MALKPEPTAPFHSVQYVLRVLETVSKHTGGVTDVQIARETGLPTGHLAPMLAMLRREGYVEQVSDGAYVMGDSLVLLGTGTTREEALEAKLQDTLTELRDSVGAAVYISRYIDGEVKITQFADGPDAPAVNEWVDFRSAAHASAVGKCLLTQLDQNSRRDHLSRHKIARLTSRTITSERVLFSKLDSQPPTVPILDLQEYAVGTVCAAVPLTAGSAVGCLALSMPIEHAHRLRSAADTLNRGAAPMVLSLAI
- a CDS encoding lytic polysaccharide monooxygenase auxiliary activity family 9 protein; this encodes MRKKRISAAVLGLAVAGVSLLATGSANSHGYTDSPISRQKLCQNGTVTGCGNIQWEPQSVEGPKGFPAAGPADGKICSGGNGQFAQLDDPRGGNWPATNVTAGQGYSFRWQFTARHSTSDFRYYITKNGWDPTKPLTRADLDPQPFMTVPYGNQQPPATLVHQGSMPTQKTGKHIVLAVWNVADTTNAFYACSDVRF